In Neisseriaceae bacterium CLB008, one genomic interval encodes:
- a CDS encoding branched-chain amino acid transaminase, translated as MSMADRDGFIWYNGQLVDWRDANTHVLTHSLHYGLGIFEGVRAYKTPKGTAIYRLQDHTDRLFRSAHILNMKLPYTKEQINQAHIDVVKANNLNECYFRPMAFYGSEKLGVAPAVKDVNAIVAAWAWGAYLGEEGMTRGIRIKTSSFSRHHVNVTMCKAKASGNYMNSILANNEATADGYDEALLLDVDGYVAEGSGENVFIYRNGKLYTPDLTAALEGITRDTILHIAKDMGLEVVEKRITRDEMYSADEAFFCGTAAEVTPIRELDRRQIGSGSRGPITEEIQKRYFAIVKGENPAYESWLTYID; from the coding sequence ATGTCAATGGCAGATAGAGATGGATTCATCTGGTACAACGGGCAGTTAGTAGATTGGCGCGACGCCAATACACACGTTTTAACGCATTCTTTGCATTACGGTTTGGGTATTTTTGAAGGCGTTCGTGCCTATAAAACCCCAAAAGGAACGGCTATTTATCGTCTACAAGACCATACCGACCGCCTGTTCCGCTCTGCCCATATTTTGAACATGAAGCTGCCTTACACCAAAGAGCAAATCAATCAGGCCCACATTGACGTGGTCAAAGCCAACAATTTGAACGAATGCTATTTCCGCCCGATGGCGTTTTATGGCTCGGAAAAACTGGGCGTGGCGCCTGCGGTTAAAGACGTCAACGCTATTGTGGCCGCTTGGGCTTGGGGCGCCTATCTAGGCGAAGAAGGCATGACCCGTGGCATCCGCATTAAAACCAGCTCATTCTCACGCCATCACGTGAACGTGACCATGTGTAAAGCCAAGGCCAGCGGCAACTACATGAACTCAATTTTAGCCAATAACGAAGCCACCGCTGACGGTTACGATGAAGCGCTGCTCCTTGACGTTGACGGCTATGTGGCCGAAGGCTCGGGCGAAAACGTGTTCATCTACCGCAATGGTAAGCTCTACACCCCAGATTTAACTGCGGCCCTAGAAGGCATTACCCGCGACACCATTTTGCACATTGCTAAAGACATGGGCCTAGAAGTGGTTGAAAAACGCATCACCCGTGACGAAATGTATTCTGCTGATGAGGCCTTCTTCTGCGGTACCGCCGCTGAAGTAACCCCTATTCGCGAATTAGACCGTCGCCAAATCGGCAGCGGCAGCCGCGGCCCGATTACCGAAGAGATTCAAAAACGCTACTTCGCCATTGTTAAAGGCGAAAATCCAGCCTACGAGTCTTGGTTAACCTACATCGACTAA
- a CDS encoding zinc-finger domain-containing protein: MSTNVRPNNVIEVTAKDLPLHCPTADVALWSNHPRVFLPLEHGQARCPYCGTLYKFVGEMPAGH, from the coding sequence ATGTCTACCAACGTTCGCCCCAATAATGTGATTGAAGTCACTGCCAAAGATTTACCCCTACATTGCCCCACCGCCGACGTGGCGCTTTGGAGCAACCACCCTCGCGTTTTCTTGCCGCTAGAGCATGGCCAAGCGCGTTGCCCTTATTGCGGCACCCTGTACAAATTTGTTGGCGAAATGCCCGCAGGACATTAA
- the waaF gene encoding lipopolysaccharide heptosyltransferase II: MTQKILIIAPSWIGDCVMAQPLFRRLHEQHPKLELHVYASAWTFPLLSRMPEVQQTHLNPFGHGELRLMDRYRNGKSLRAERFDQVIVLPNSLKSALVPFFAGIKVRTGYLGESRRILLNDIYLLDEVALPKMVQRFFALSEPHGFPLPKVPHPRLSVNPDAQAEAVAKFGLSLDKPIVAFCPGAEYGPAKQWPAHHFAALAQRCLNEGKQVWIFGSKKDADTIANDINEQSGNQCVNLCGQTGLAEAIDLLALSEWVVCNDSGLMHVAAALQKPLVALYGSSSPDFTPPLSDEAKIMTLNLDCSPCFERVCPLGHTKCLHDLLPDQVHAASIELLSKNAIGLIKE, translated from the coding sequence ATGACGCAAAAAATCCTCATCATTGCCCCGTCGTGGATTGGGGACTGTGTCATGGCACAGCCCTTGTTTCGACGCCTGCATGAGCAACACCCTAAGTTAGAGCTTCACGTATACGCATCGGCCTGGACCTTCCCCCTGCTGAGCCGTATGCCTGAAGTACAGCAAACCCACTTAAATCCTTTTGGGCACGGTGAACTGCGCTTGATGGATCGTTACCGCAACGGTAAAAGCTTGCGCGCCGAACGGTTTGATCAAGTCATCGTATTACCTAATTCGCTTAAGTCTGCCCTGGTGCCGTTTTTTGCCGGCATTAAAGTACGTACCGGCTATTTAGGCGAGTCTCGCCGCATTTTACTCAACGACATTTATCTATTGGATGAAGTGGCTCTGCCCAAAATGGTGCAGCGTTTTTTCGCCCTCTCCGAACCACACGGCTTTCCTTTACCTAAAGTACCGCATCCACGTTTGAGCGTTAATCCTGATGCTCAAGCAGAAGCCGTGGCTAAGTTTGGCCTGAGCCTAGATAAACCCATTGTGGCGTTTTGCCCTGGCGCCGAATACGGCCCAGCCAAGCAATGGCCAGCCCATCACTTTGCCGCTCTGGCACAACGTTGTTTGAATGAGGGCAAGCAGGTGTGGATCTTTGGCTCGAAAAAAGACGCCGACACCATCGCCAACGACATCAATGAACAAAGCGGCAATCAGTGCGTGAACCTATGCGGCCAGACCGGCTTAGCCGAAGCCATTGACCTCTTAGCCTTGAGCGAATGGGTGGTGTGTAACGACTCCGGTTTGATGCACGTCGCGGCCGCCCTACAAAAGCCTTTAGTGGCACTGTATGGCTCATCCAGCCCCGACTTTACCCCCCCGCTCAGCGATGAAGCCAAAATCATGACCTTAAACCTAGACTGCAGCCCGTGTTTTGAACGGGTTTGCCCCCTAGGCCATACCAAGTGTTTACACGATTTACTGCCCGATCAAGTGCATGCAGCCAGCATCGAGCTGCTATCAAAAAACGCTATCGGACTGATAAAAGAATAA
- the trxB gene encoding thioredoxin-disulfide reductase, whose translation MSEAKHSKLIILGSGPAGYTAAVYAARANLSPTLITGIAQGGQLMTTTDVDNWPADPNGVEGPELMARFLAHAERFGTEMVFDQIHTAELQQRPFRLVGDMGEYTCDALIIATGASAKYLGLPSEETFAGKGVSACATCDGFFYKNQDVAVVGGGNTALEEALYLANITNHVTLIHRRETFRAEKIMVDKLMSRVAEGKITLKLNANLDEILGDNSGVNGARVKFNDGSTEDIKVQGVFIAIGHNPNTDIFKGQLEMDETGYLITEGGREGNAGQTSIKGVFAAGDVQDHIYRQAITSAASGCQAALDVERFLDGL comes from the coding sequence ATGAGCGAAGCCAAACACAGTAAATTAATTATTTTGGGTTCTGGCCCTGCCGGCTACACGGCCGCCGTTTACGCCGCCCGCGCCAACCTAAGCCCTACCTTAATTACCGGTATTGCCCAAGGCGGTCAATTGATGACCACCACCGACGTGGACAACTGGCCAGCAGACCCTAATGGCGTAGAAGGCCCAGAACTAATGGCGCGTTTCTTAGCCCATGCTGAGCGCTTTGGTACCGAAATGGTGTTTGACCAAATTCATACTGCTGAACTACAACAGCGTCCTTTCCGTTTAGTTGGCGACATGGGTGAATACACCTGCGACGCCCTGATCATTGCCACCGGTGCCTCAGCCAAATACCTTGGTTTGCCAAGCGAAGAAACCTTCGCTGGTAAAGGCGTGTCTGCCTGCGCCACCTGTGACGGGTTTTTCTACAAAAACCAAGACGTGGCCGTTGTCGGCGGCGGTAACACTGCCCTAGAAGAAGCCTTATACCTAGCCAACATCACCAACCACGTGACCTTGATCCACCGCCGCGAAACCTTCCGCGCGGAAAAAATCATGGTCGACAAACTGATGTCGCGCGTGGCTGAAGGCAAAATTACCTTGAAGCTAAACGCCAACCTAGATGAAATTTTAGGCGACAACAGCGGCGTCAACGGTGCCCGCGTGAAGTTTAACGATGGCAGCACTGAAGACATCAAAGTTCAAGGCGTATTCATCGCCATTGGTCACAATCCCAACACCGACATTTTCAAAGGTCAGCTAGAAATGGATGAAACTGGCTATCTGATCACTGAAGGTGGGCGCGAAGGCAATGCCGGCCAAACCAGCATTAAAGGCGTGTTTGCCGCAGGCGACGTGCAAGACCACATTTATCGTCAAGCCATTACCAGCGCCGCCAGCGGTTGCCAAGCGGCGCTAGACGTAGAGCGTTTTCTTGACGGCCTATAA
- the brnQ gene encoding branched-chain amino acid transport system II carrier protein, producing the protein MHARLTTKDIMALGFMTFALFVGAGNIIFPPMVGLQSGDHVWIAALGFLITAVGLPVLTIIALARVGGGIEALSAPIGRTAGLILATACYLAVGPLFATPRTATVSFEVGIAHLVGSGPMPLLVYSVVYFAIITLISLYPGKLLDVVGHFLAPLKILALAILGIAAVLWPAGPPIEATAAYQQQPLSLGFVNGYLTMDTLGALVFGIVIVNAARSRGIGDPKLLTRYTVKAGLIAGIGLTLIYLSLFKLGEGSGTLVPAAQNGANILHAYVQATFGHLGSLFLAALIFIACMVTAVGLTCACAEFFAQHLPFSYRSLVWGLSLFSALVSNLGLSHLIQVSIPVMTIIYPPCIVLVLLSFTLKWWQHRNRVLAPVMLVSLVFGVLDALQGLGWTVFLPQWLQHLPLAEQSLAWLLPSLLVFLLAAAYDRITPKPQPI; encoded by the coding sequence ATGCACGCACGCTTAACCACCAAGGACATCATGGCCCTTGGCTTCATGACGTTCGCCCTTTTCGTGGGCGCCGGCAACATTATTTTCCCTCCTATGGTTGGCCTACAATCAGGTGACCACGTCTGGATCGCGGCCCTCGGCTTTTTAATCACCGCCGTTGGCCTACCGGTGTTAACCATCATCGCCTTAGCCCGCGTTGGCGGCGGCATTGAAGCCTTGAGCGCACCTATTGGCCGAACCGCTGGCTTAATCTTGGCCACCGCTTGCTATTTAGCCGTTGGCCCCCTCTTTGCCACTCCTCGCACCGCCACTGTATCGTTTGAAGTCGGCATTGCCCACCTAGTTGGTTCAGGCCCCATGCCACTATTGGTGTACAGCGTGGTTTATTTCGCCATCATCACGCTGATTTCTCTGTATCCAGGCAAGCTGCTCGATGTAGTGGGCCATTTTTTAGCACCGTTAAAGATTCTGGCCTTAGCCATATTAGGCATCGCCGCAGTACTGTGGCCTGCAGGTCCGCCCATAGAAGCCACCGCTGCTTATCAACAGCAACCCTTATCCCTAGGCTTTGTAAACGGCTACCTCACTATGGACACTTTAGGCGCCTTAGTGTTTGGCATCGTGATCGTGAATGCGGCGCGCTCTCGCGGCATTGGCGACCCCAAACTCTTGACTCGCTACACCGTCAAGGCAGGCCTGATCGCCGGTATTGGCCTAACCTTGATTTACTTAAGCTTATTTAAACTAGGCGAAGGCAGCGGTACTTTGGTTCCTGCGGCGCAAAATGGCGCCAACATCCTCCACGCCTATGTACAGGCGACGTTTGGCCACTTGGGCAGCCTCTTTTTAGCAGCCTTAATCTTCATCGCCTGCATGGTCACGGCGGTCGGCCTCACCTGTGCCTGCGCTGAATTTTTTGCGCAACACCTGCCGTTTTCTTATCGGTCGCTGGTGTGGGGGCTAAGCCTTTTCTCCGCCCTAGTGTCGAATTTGGGCTTGAGTCATTTGATTCAAGTGTCGATTCCCGTGATGACCATCATCTACCCGCCCTGCATTGTCTTGGTGCTGCTCAGCTTTACCCTAAAATGGTGGCAGCACCGCAACCGCGTGTTGGCCCCGGTGATGCTGGTGAGCTTAGTGTTTGGCGTTTTAGATGCACTGCAAGGCTTAGGCTGGACGGTTTTCTTGCCGCAGTGGTTACAGCACCTGCCTTTGGCGGAACAAAGCCTGGCTTGGCTATTGCCTTCGCTGCTGGTGTTCCTATTGGCGGCAGCATACGACCGTATCACGCCAAAGCCACAACCCATCTAA
- a CDS encoding siderophore-interacting protein: protein MMTPVAPKKTKLSVVEKHYITPNYLSVVLTGDDVPLYADATLGANNKIFVPPLGHKTVVLPTHDPEQGWIVDDPAFLPTVRTYTHRAIDLDKNTMTIDFAVHEGDSIACQWAVNAQVGDELGVTMKAGKQKLLPEVGHYVFVTDPTGIPVTAALLERLPAGSKAVVIAEVTTEADHYPFTSAAELSVEWLYNPHPDQGSALADALKANPDVLAWPAENRFAHITAEHGTVRMARNYLRKEQGWQREECYACAYWQIGRREGEMKGRKVIDD, encoded by the coding sequence ATGATGACCCCAGTTGCACCTAAAAAAACCAAATTAAGCGTGGTTGAAAAGCATTACATTACCCCTAATTACTTAAGCGTTGTCCTCACTGGTGACGACGTGCCCCTTTACGCTGACGCGACCTTAGGCGCCAACAATAAAATTTTTGTGCCGCCATTAGGCCATAAAACCGTTGTGTTACCTACTCACGACCCTGAGCAGGGTTGGATTGTGGATGATCCTGCCTTTTTGCCCACGGTGCGTACCTATACCCACCGCGCCATTGATTTGGACAAAAACACCATGACCATCGATTTTGCCGTGCATGAAGGCGACAGCATCGCCTGCCAGTGGGCGGTTAATGCTCAAGTGGGTGATGAGCTGGGCGTGACCATGAAGGCGGGTAAGCAAAAGTTGCTGCCGGAGGTGGGCCATTATGTGTTTGTCACTGACCCAACCGGCATTCCGGTGACGGCAGCCTTATTGGAGCGCTTGCCTGCTGGCAGTAAGGCTGTGGTCATCGCTGAAGTGACGACTGAAGCCGACCACTATCCCTTTACCAGCGCCGCAGAGTTAAGCGTTGAGTGGTTGTATAACCCACATCCAGATCAAGGCAGCGCTTTGGCTGATGCCTTAAAGGCTAATCCAGACGTCTTGGCCTGGCCGGCTGAAAATCGCTTTGCCCACATCACTGCCGAACACGGTACGGTACGGATGGCGCGTAATTACCTGCGTAAAGAACAAGGTTGGCAACGCGAAGAGTGTTACGCTTGTGCCTACTGGCAAATCGGTCGTCGTGAAGGTGAAATGAAGGGCCGTAAAGTCATCGACGATTAA
- a CDS encoding DUF2892 domain-containing protein translates to MRQNVGCIDRGIRIVVGLALVIAAFSGALGAWAYLGAIPLLAGLLGSCPLYSLAGISTKKGCGTKCG, encoded by the coding sequence ATGCGTCAAAACGTTGGCTGTATCGATAGGGGTATTCGCATTGTTGTGGGCTTGGCCCTCGTGATTGCAGCATTCAGTGGCGCCTTAGGCGCTTGGGCTTATCTGGGGGCGATCCCGTTACTGGCGGGTTTGCTGGGTTCATGCCCACTGTATAGCCTGGCCGGTATCAGCACGAAGAAGGGGTGTGGAACCAAATGTGGTTAA
- a CDS encoding replication-associated recombination protein A gives MNDLFTREPTAPLAEQLRPKTLAEVSGQRHLVGPNKPLSLAVQSGKPHSMLFWGPPGVGKTTLARILANSFDAQFLPISAVFSGVKDIREALEKAQHALQRGQHTILFVDEVHRFNKAQQDAFLPYVENGLITFIGATTENPSFEVNPALLSRAQVYVLKALSEEELIELVDKALALPDYQDVAIVPAARQVLAQLADGDARRLLNLVEQTHTAAATQGVSSVDSAFLEATLTANVRQFDKGGDGFYEQISALHKSVRGSHPNAALYWFCRMLDGGADPRYLSRRIVRMAWEDIGLADPRALQIANDAALTFERLGSPEGELALAQAVLYLASAAKSNAGYMAYNKMRAFVAEQGSSAVPVHLRNAPTKLMKELGYGKAYRYSHDEPHGYSAGETYMPDGMDEPDFYQPVDRGLEIKLAQKLAFLKQLDEDATE, from the coding sequence ATGAACGACTTATTTACCCGCGAACCCACCGCCCCTTTAGCCGAACAGCTGCGCCCCAAGACCCTTGCCGAAGTCAGCGGTCAACGCCATTTGGTCGGCCCAAATAAGCCATTAAGCCTCGCGGTTCAAAGCGGTAAACCGCATTCTATGCTGTTTTGGGGGCCTCCTGGCGTTGGCAAAACCACGCTTGCGCGTATTTTGGCCAATAGCTTTGACGCCCAATTTTTACCCATTTCAGCGGTATTCAGCGGCGTCAAAGACATTCGCGAAGCCTTAGAAAAGGCTCAGCACGCCCTTCAGCGCGGCCAGCACACGATTTTATTTGTAGATGAGGTGCATCGTTTCAATAAGGCGCAGCAAGATGCTTTTTTACCTTATGTTGAAAACGGCTTGATCACGTTCATAGGTGCCACCACTGAAAACCCTTCGTTTGAGGTTAATCCAGCCCTATTGAGCCGTGCTCAGGTGTATGTTTTAAAAGCCTTGAGTGAAGAAGAACTGATCGAATTAGTAGATAAGGCGCTGGCCTTACCTGATTATCAAGATGTGGCCATTGTGCCGGCAGCGCGTCAAGTATTGGCCCAGCTAGCCGATGGTGACGCTCGACGGTTATTGAATCTGGTGGAGCAAACCCACACTGCCGCGGCCACCCAAGGCGTCAGCAGCGTGGACTCAGCCTTCCTCGAAGCCACGCTCACGGCCAACGTGCGGCAGTTCGACAAAGGTGGAGACGGCTTTTACGAGCAGATTTCCGCCCTACACAAGTCGGTGCGTGGTTCCCACCCTAATGCCGCTTTGTATTGGTTCTGCCGCATGCTTGATGGCGGTGCAGACCCACGCTATCTGTCACGGCGCATTGTCAGAATGGCTTGGGAAGACATCGGCCTGGCTGATCCACGCGCCCTACAGATCGCCAATGATGCCGCCTTAACCTTTGAGCGTTTGGGTAGCCCTGAAGGTGAACTGGCCTTAGCACAAGCCGTGCTGTATTTGGCCAGCGCCGCCAAAAGTAATGCAGGCTATATGGCCTATAACAAAATGCGCGCTTTTGTGGCCGAGCAAGGTTCTAGCGCCGTGCCCGTCCACCTACGCAACGCGCCCACCAAGCTGATGAAAGAGCTAGGCTATGGCAAGGCCTACCGCTACAGCCACGATGAGCCGCACGGCTACAGCGCAGGTGAAACCTATATGCCCGACGGCATGGACGAGCCTGATTTCTATCAGCCAGTAGATCGAGGCCTAGAAATTAAACTGGCGCAAAAACTGGCCTTTTTGAAGCAGCTTGACGAAGACGCCACAGAATAA
- a CDS encoding pyridoxal phosphate-dependent aminotransferase produces the protein MHPKSKLAQFGTTIFSQMTQLAQTHQALNLAQGFPDFEAPQPLLEALGRHALAGQNQYPPMPGILSLREAVAAKIAQRDHNLVSAEHEITITGGATQALFCAIQALVHPGDEVIVFDPCYDSYAPAITLAGAKSVHIPLQANDFSIDWQRLGDALTEKTRLIILNSPHNPSGALISAADLDTLAALIRSRDIYLLSDEVYEHLVFDGAQHASVLAHPELYQRACVVSSFGKTYHVTGWKTGYMVAPPALTAELRKVYQYLNFCATSPIQYALADFMQQHPEHIDELPGFYQTKRDQLIEALAPSRFTYTPSRSTYFQIVDYSAIRNDLDDFAMAQWLTQEKGLATIPLSAFYQQPPVGQRLLRVCFAKRPETLAQAGELLAAV, from the coding sequence ATGCACCCAAAAAGCAAACTGGCTCAGTTCGGTACCACCATTTTTAGCCAGATGACCCAGCTGGCCCAAACCCACCAAGCGCTGAACTTGGCCCAAGGCTTCCCAGATTTTGAAGCCCCACAACCTCTCTTAGAGGCGCTTGGGCGCCACGCCCTTGCTGGCCAAAACCAGTATCCACCGATGCCCGGCATTTTATCGCTCAGAGAAGCCGTAGCGGCCAAAATTGCCCAACGCGACCATAATCTGGTCAGTGCGGAACACGAAATCACCATCACTGGCGGCGCTACTCAAGCACTGTTTTGCGCCATTCAAGCTTTAGTCCATCCGGGCGATGAAGTCATCGTGTTTGATCCTTGTTACGACAGCTATGCGCCGGCGATTACCCTGGCCGGCGCCAAAAGCGTCCATATTCCATTACAGGCCAATGATTTCAGCATCGACTGGCAGCGTCTTGGCGATGCCCTGACAGAAAAAACCCGCCTGATCATTTTAAATAGCCCTCACAACCCTAGCGGTGCCTTAATCAGCGCCGCCGATCTAGATACCCTAGCTGCATTAATCCGTAGTCGAGATATTTATCTACTGAGCGATGAAGTATACGAACACTTGGTTTTTGATGGCGCCCAGCACGCCAGCGTGTTGGCCCACCCCGAACTGTATCAACGCGCCTGCGTGGTCAGCTCTTTTGGTAAAACCTATCACGTCACCGGTTGGAAAACGGGCTATATGGTGGCGCCACCCGCGTTGACGGCCGAATTACGCAAGGTTTATCAATACCTAAACTTCTGTGCCACCAGCCCCATCCAATATGCCTTAGCCGATTTCATGCAGCAACATCCTGAACACATTGATGAGCTGCCAGGCTTTTATCAAACTAAGCGCGACCAGCTCATAGAGGCTCTAGCACCCTCTCGTTTCACCTATACGCCCAGCCGCAGTACCTATTTCCAGATTGTCGACTACAGCGCCATTCGCAATGATTTAGACGATTTTGCCATGGCCCAATGGCTGACTCAGGAAAAAGGCTTGGCCACGATTCCCTTGTCGGCATTTTACCAACAGCCGCCGGTGGGCCAGAGATTGCTGCGGGTGTGCTTTGCCAAACGACCAGAAACCCTGGCGCAAGCGGGCGAGCTGCTGGCTGCGGTTTAA
- a CDS encoding undecaprenyl-diphosphate phosphatase, with protein sequence MDIYLFFKALILGIIEGLTEFLPVSSTGHLIVVGDLLNFQSNGKVFEIAIQLGAVLAIVFEYRSRFTHVLTHIGRDRTVNRFVLHLFIAFLPAAIVGLSFIKEIKTILFNPVSVATALVIGGIVILLIERRQAHRPARVLAVEDMRAKDALVVGLAQCLALIPGTSRSGSTIMGGMAYGLDRKVATEFSFFLAVPVMFAATIYDVYKNFSAFSADDVAVIAVGFVAAFISGLVAVRALLKFVSHRNYVPFAWYRIIFGGVILATWYFGWVSWS encoded by the coding sequence GTGGACATCTATCTGTTTTTTAAAGCTTTAATTTTAGGTATTATAGAAGGGTTAACGGAGTTTCTGCCCGTTTCCAGTACTGGCCACTTAATTGTAGTGGGTGATTTATTAAATTTTCAGAGTAATGGCAAGGTGTTTGAAATTGCCATTCAGCTCGGTGCCGTGTTGGCGATTGTGTTTGAATACCGCAGCCGCTTTACCCACGTTTTAACCCATATTGGCCGTGACCGTACGGTCAATCGCTTTGTGTTACACCTATTTATTGCTTTTTTACCGGCTGCCATTGTCGGTTTGTCTTTCATTAAAGAAATTAAGACGATCTTGTTTAATCCAGTAAGCGTGGCGACGGCATTAGTGATCGGCGGCATCGTGATTTTACTGATTGAACGTCGCCAAGCGCATCGTCCAGCCCGTGTTTTGGCGGTAGAAGACATGCGTGCGAAAGACGCCTTAGTGGTGGGTTTGGCCCAATGTTTGGCTTTGATTCCCGGTACATCTCGTTCCGGCAGCACCATTATGGGCGGCATGGCTTATGGGCTAGACCGTAAGGTGGCGACTGAATTTTCGTTTTTCTTGGCCGTGCCAGTGATGTTTGCTGCCACCATTTATGACGTGTATAAAAACTTCAGCGCGTTTAGCGCCGATGACGTGGCCGTGATTGCGGTCGGGTTTGTAGCGGCCTTTATCAGTGGCCTTGTGGCGGTTAGGGCGCTGCTTAAATTTGTGTCCCATCGAAACTATGTGCCGTTCGCCTGGTATCGCATTATTTTTGGGGGCGTAATTTTGGCCACCTGGTATTTTGGCTGGGTAAGCTGGTCTTAA
- a CDS encoding thiol:disulfide interchange protein DsbA/DsbL, producing the protein MNFKQWLFPAAMMLSFSVAQAAIVEGRDYEVLKAPIAQSNKTKVEVLEFFSYTCIHCRNLEPHFVKYTQKAPSDVTFRQVHIVWGDNMLPWAKLAAAVNMSKANTTVGPAIFNTVFNEKRNLANPKVMKEWLDKQTTPAGKLVAKNFNSFAAANEAKAMQKMTMDYKIDSTPRLIVGGKYQVIMRDVNTAMNVVDELVQKVRQERGMKKPA; encoded by the coding sequence ATGAATTTTAAACAATGGCTATTCCCAGCAGCAATGATGCTGTCTTTCTCTGTGGCCCAAGCGGCGATTGTTGAAGGCCGTGATTATGAAGTTTTAAAAGCGCCGATTGCGCAAAGCAATAAAACCAAAGTAGAAGTATTGGAATTCTTTTCATACACCTGTATTCATTGTCGTAACTTAGAGCCTCATTTTGTTAAATACACCCAAAAAGCTCCTTCAGACGTGACGTTCCGTCAGGTGCACATTGTTTGGGGTGACAATATGTTGCCTTGGGCCAAATTGGCCGCGGCGGTAAACATGAGTAAAGCCAATACCACTGTTGGTCCTGCTATTTTCAATACCGTGTTTAATGAAAAACGCAATTTAGCCAACCCGAAAGTCATGAAAGAGTGGTTAGATAAGCAAACCACGCCAGCCGGTAAATTAGTGGCCAAAAACTTTAATTCTTTTGCCGCCGCCAATGAAGCCAAAGCCATGCAAAAGATGACTATGGATTACAAGATCGACTCCACTCCTCGCCTCATCGTGGGTGGCAAGTACCAAGTCATTATGCGTGACGTGAACACCGCCATGAACGTAGTGGATGAGTTAGTGCAAAAAGTGCGCCAAGAGCGCGGCATGAAAAAACCTGCTTAA
- a CDS encoding SPOR domain-containing protein: protein MNSMKRQQGQTLGGMILGILIAVVILGGAFWFFSQQKAPFQPEVVKKETPVPEPEIIVPNDGLESILHKDPSEWLGGEEEPTAPESVPDTKPEQPQTDKPIESTPATTPKQGSSKPAPDELGAFIEKDLAKKENLVVETKPAVPAKADPKPVEKKPEPDAKPAAEKKPEPEKKADTPPKADKKPAEQPKVAGKQGTLQAGAYRTPEQAEEQKVKLALMGYTANVIKSDLGEKGIMYRVRMGVADTQSAKADLAGKGVDVMVVR from the coding sequence ATGAACAGCATGAAGCGACAACAAGGCCAAACCCTAGGGGGCATGATTTTAGGGATCCTCATCGCAGTGGTGATTTTAGGCGGCGCCTTTTGGTTTTTTAGCCAACAAAAAGCCCCTTTTCAACCTGAAGTGGTTAAAAAAGAAACCCCGGTGCCTGAGCCAGAAATCATTGTGCCCAACGATGGCTTGGAATCTATATTACATAAAGATCCTAGTGAATGGCTAGGCGGTGAAGAAGAGCCAACGGCGCCAGAGTCCGTACCGGATACTAAGCCTGAGCAGCCTCAGACTGATAAACCCATAGAGTCGACGCCAGCCACAACGCCGAAACAAGGCAGTAGCAAACCTGCGCCCGATGAGCTAGGGGCGTTCATTGAAAAAGATTTGGCCAAAAAAGAGAACCTAGTCGTCGAGACCAAGCCTGCCGTACCGGCAAAAGCCGATCCTAAGCCAGTGGAGAAAAAGCCTGAGCCTGACGCAAAACCGGCCGCCGAGAAAAAACCAGAGCCTGAAAAGAAAGCCGACACGCCGCCTAAAGCAGACAAAAAACCGGCTGAACAACCAAAAGTAGCAGGCAAGCAAGGCACTTTACAGGCTGGCGCCTACCGCACACCCGAACAAGCAGAAGAACAGAAAGTGAAATTGGCCTTAATGGGGTATACTGCCAATGTCATCAAGAGTGATTTAGGTGAAAAAGGCATTATGTATCGTGTCCGTATGGGCGTTGCCGATACCCAGAGCGCGAAAGCGGATCTGGCCGGTAAGGGCGTTGATGTCATGGTGGTGCGTTAG